CAGAGGTTGACCACCGTGAGGACGAACTCCACCCGGCCGCCCGACAGCCGCAGTTCGTCCCGCAGGTAGAAGACCGACAGCGCCTGGCTCCCGGTGCCGCCGAGCACCTCCACGAACGCCACCAGCACCATCGTGGTGAACACCACCCGGCTGCCGCGCAGCACGCGCCAGCCGGCCAGGACCGACCGGGCGAACCCGTCGTGCGCCCGGCCGCCGTCCGTCTTCCGCGGCGGCCGCACCCCTGCGAGCCACACCGCGGCGGGCACCAGGAAGGTGCCCAGGTTCAGCCAGAGCAGGCCCACATAGCCGAGCGGCCCCAGCAGGGCGCCGGCCAGCAGTGGTCCGAGCACCGTGGTGACGCGGAACGACGCCGACTGCACGCCCCGCGCCTGTCCCGGCTGGTCCGGGAAGAGCGCGGGGAGACTGGCGAACCAGCCACTGCGGTAGGTCGCGCCGCCGAACTGCACGCTCAGCTCGCACACCACCAGCAGCCAGGCACCGGGACGGACGTCGCCGCCGAGCACCACGATCAGCACCAGTACGGCGAGGAACTGGACGGCAAGACCCGACAGCACCAGTCCGCGCGTCCCGTACCGGTCGGCGAGGTGCCCGAGGAGCGGCCCGCTGAGCAGCAGGGCGACGGGGGTCACCGCGCTGAGCAGCGCCATGACGTGCAGGGAACCGGTCAGGTCGTACGACAGGAGGGGCAGGGTGACGGCGTAGATGCCGTCACCCAGGTTGTTCGCGAACACCCCCGCGCTGAAGGAGACGAACCGCGGTCGTCGCCACAGCGAGGACGGTCCCGCGTCTTCCTCGAGCGTCACGCACGCTCCAGGCGGCTGGGGTCCACGGGCCGCAGGTACTGGTCGCGCACCCGCTCGGGCCCCTCCTTGGTGAGGCGGTACGTCCGCAGCCAGCCGCCGCGCCCGCCGACCAGGAGGTACGGCGTGCCGTCGGCGCTGCGCACGGCGTGCGCGGCCTTGGCGAAGTCGGGCAACGGCTCCAGCAGCCCGAGCAGTTCGGGTTCGGCGGGACCCGGCGGCAGGGGATCGGAGAACACGCCCAACTGCTGTCCGTAGGTGGTGGTGTAGAGCCGGCCGTCCACCACGACGGCGTCCTCGGCGGTGTTCTCCAGCAGCTCCGAGTAGACCCGCAGCACGGTCCCCGTCTCCGGATCGATCTCGTGCACGCCGGCGCCGCCCATGACGAAGACGCGGTCGCCGTCGAAGCGGAAGCGTTTGCAGTACGCCTCCTCGCCGATGAACGAGACCCAGCGGTCGGTGTGCGAGGCGCGGTC
The DNA window shown above is from Streptomyces sp. NBC_00670 and carries:
- a CDS encoding MFS transporter is translated as MTLEEDAGPSSLWRRPRFVSFSAGVFANNLGDGIYAVTLPLLSYDLTGSLHVMALLSAVTPVALLLSGPLLGHLADRYGTRGLVLSGLAVQFLAVLVLIVVLGGDVRPGAWLLVVCELSVQFGGATYRSGWFASLPALFPDQPGQARGVQSASFRVTTVLGPLLAGALLGPLGYVGLLWLNLGTFLVPAAVWLAGVRPPRKTDGGRAHDGFARSVLAGWRVLRGSRVVFTTMVLVAFVEVLGGTGSQALSVFYLRDELRLSGGRVEFVLTVVNLCATAGALWATRIAGEGSRLRIGHVALGALLTTAGSLALMTSGSPVLVTLAMTGLFGSYSVLNVAAEVLLYRMMPAEYIGRLWGLWRLVCGGAEALGPLVISVSSGVLPVRGVFLVLGAIAMLPLCWLLLRIRTGWDTLPPPPAARHATTVPGPADTA